From one Saprospiraceae bacterium genomic stretch:
- a CDS encoding CusA/CzcA family heavy metal efflux RND transporter produces the protein MLQTIIHYSLKHKLINFLFVAALIVFGIYALMNIPIGAVPDITNNQVQVITTSRNLATEDVEKYLTYPVELEMANLPGVKEIRSISKFGLSVVTIVFEENQGTYLPRQLIAEKLKSAEEKIPKGFGIPFMGPITTGLGEIYQYVLDVKPAYKERYSTTDLRTIQDWIVKRQLSGIPGVVEVNTWGGYLKTYEVAVDPARLRAINLSITEVYEAMSRNNGLAGGGYIEKNNESYFIRAEGLVSTLEEIGNIVVDNRDGIPIYIKDVAKVKLGHATRFGAITGNGEGEKVLGQIMMLKNASSKAVINAVQKKVASIQSSLPEGIIINPILDRSHLVKKTTLTISENLILGCLIVILVVILLLGNLRSALVVASVIPLSLIFAISLMYIFDLDANLMSLGAIDFGIIIDGAVIIVEYIAFNISREIKKIGVILPENRRSTMDKITEHAAAKMMRSAVFGQLIIIIVFIPILSLSGVEGKMFRPMALTFSFALIGTMILCLTYVPMMCALFIKPDTKNKKNISDRLMLFLQRLYQPVIKAALNARSVVLGMAVILILVAVFLFSRMGGEFIPTLDEGDFVIQPVLKTGMSLDKTIEMTTRMEKIIKRFPEVNQIASRIGAAEVPTDPMSMEESDIIITLHAKKHWVTAKSKDALADTMKAAIEAEIPNVEVEFTQPIEMRFNELITGVRADLAIKLFGDDLDLLYKKAIEIKNAIDQVPGAADITVEKTEGLPQMTVKYDRRKIAQYGLNIEELNNIVSMGFAGLSAGIIFEGERQFDLVIKYDEANRKDIRDLSESLVKMPNGQQMPLSTFASVQYTTGPAKISRDNTKRRIVVGVNVRGRDLQSVVRDIQTIIQSQVKLPHGYLIEYGGQFENLQSAMKRLMIAVPIALVLIFLMLYFAFDSFRDAMIIYSAIPLSAVGGVLLLYIRDMPFSISAGVGFIALFGIAVLNGIVLIEYFKELKSHGMHDIHEMIVVGTTNRMRPVLLTASAAALGFLPMAISTSAGAEVQRPLATVVIGGLITATLLTLIVLPVLYSLLEVKKRKKKAINILPLIFLLVPVFMSGQTITLEQAIQIAGNNNLGLKSASLEVQKTQALLGNYLDVPKTGVYWGYDHNNLTESGDPLHVVGISQSFKLPGVYAAQKKLNQQQATSSETRLVLQKEKLTHQVTAAYMQAVYFKSLIKEYHYLDSLLSRFQSAAIRKTELGETNHLESLTAQSKYQANTLKLIQAEGDLGEAKQLMKYYLNTTDDPEPVEDSLTLLAVLPKRIEDHSLLVYENSLLDLAQAAQEVTIKHQLPDINLSVFNGINFNNHLRSYPGFTAGLSVPLWKQAYKSNTLAASKEIEIRQNEIEKNKNDLIQYQNRLTSQLAMHRQAIDKYTQQIQPLQGAVIQSVEKSFQQGEIDFFQYILTLENNTDMKMNYLYHVYKYNQTVIELNFLINPN, from the coding sequence ATGCTTCAGACCATTATACATTATAGTTTAAAACATAAACTGATCAATTTTTTATTTGTCGCGGCCTTGATTGTGTTTGGCATATATGCCTTGATGAATATCCCAATTGGTGCCGTGCCCGACATTACCAATAACCAGGTGCAGGTGATCACCACCTCGCGCAACCTGGCTACAGAAGATGTCGAAAAATATTTGACTTATCCGGTAGAACTGGAAATGGCCAATTTACCCGGAGTAAAAGAGATCCGGTCTATCTCTAAGTTTGGCTTATCGGTGGTGACCATTGTGTTTGAGGAAAATCAAGGGACTTATCTACCACGACAACTCATCGCAGAAAAATTAAAAAGTGCTGAAGAAAAAATACCCAAGGGCTTTGGCATTCCCTTTATGGGGCCTATCACAACCGGCCTGGGAGAGATCTATCAATATGTATTGGATGTCAAGCCTGCCTATAAAGAGCGGTATTCTACTACAGACCTTCGCACGATACAGGATTGGATCGTCAAACGACAACTTTCCGGCATCCCGGGAGTCGTAGAGGTCAATACCTGGGGCGGGTATCTCAAAACCTATGAAGTGGCCGTTGATCCTGCCAGGCTTCGGGCTATAAACCTCTCCATCACCGAAGTATATGAGGCTATGTCGCGTAATAATGGTCTTGCAGGAGGAGGATATATAGAGAAAAACAATGAAAGTTATTTTATTAGAGCAGAGGGCCTGGTCTCTACCCTTGAAGAAATCGGCAATATCGTAGTTGACAACAGAGACGGCATACCAATATATATCAAAGATGTCGCAAAAGTAAAACTAGGGCACGCGACGCGATTTGGGGCTATCACCGGCAACGGAGAAGGTGAAAAAGTGCTGGGCCAAATCATGATGTTAAAAAATGCTTCCTCCAAAGCAGTCATCAATGCAGTACAGAAAAAAGTGGCCAGCATTCAAAGCTCCTTACCGGAAGGTATCATTATCAATCCGATATTAGACCGCAGTCATCTGGTCAAAAAGACTACCCTGACCATTTCGGAAAATCTGATCCTGGGTTGTCTTATCGTGATCCTGGTAGTCATTTTATTATTGGGCAATCTACGATCAGCGCTGGTAGTGGCTTCTGTGATTCCGCTTTCATTAATATTTGCCATTTCATTGATGTATATTTTTGATCTGGATGCTAACCTGATGAGCCTGGGCGCCATAGATTTCGGTATCATCATAGATGGAGCAGTCATCATCGTTGAATATATCGCATTTAATATCAGCAGGGAAATTAAAAAAATAGGGGTGATCTTGCCTGAAAACAGGCGGAGTACCATGGACAAAATCACTGAACATGCAGCGGCCAAGATGATGCGATCTGCTGTATTTGGACAGCTGATCATTATCATCGTTTTTATTCCCATCTTATCACTGTCCGGAGTAGAAGGAAAGATGTTTAGACCGATGGCCCTGACATTTTCGTTTGCACTGATCGGTACGATGATCTTGTGTCTGACTTATGTGCCGATGATGTGTGCATTATTCATCAAGCCGGATACCAAAAACAAAAAGAATATTTCTGATCGATTGATGCTTTTTTTACAAAGACTTTACCAGCCTGTGATCAAAGCAGCACTAAATGCAAGAAGTGTAGTGCTCGGCATGGCAGTAATCCTCATCCTGGTGGCAGTATTTCTGTTTTCAAGGATGGGGGGTGAATTTATCCCTACCCTGGATGAAGGAGATTTTGTGATCCAACCAGTGCTCAAGACCGGGATGTCTTTGGACAAAACCATTGAGATGACGACCCGTATGGAAAAAATCATAAAAAGATTTCCTGAAGTAAATCAAATAGCCAGTAGAATAGGAGCGGCAGAAGTGCCTACTGATCCAATGTCTATGGAAGAAAGTGATATCATCATCACCCTACATGCAAAAAAACATTGGGTAACTGCAAAATCTAAGGATGCATTGGCCGATACGATGAAGGCAGCTATAGAAGCAGAGATCCCAAATGTCGAAGTTGAATTTACACAACCAATAGAAATGCGATTCAATGAATTGATCACCGGAGTAAGGGCCGATCTGGCAATTAAACTTTTTGGCGATGACCTGGATCTATTGTACAAAAAAGCGATAGAGATAAAAAATGCTATTGACCAAGTACCGGGAGCTGCAGATATTACTGTAGAAAAGACCGAAGGTCTCCCCCAAATGACAGTAAAATACGACCGCCGGAAGATTGCCCAATACGGTCTGAATATAGAAGAGCTGAATAATATCGTTTCTATGGGTTTTGCAGGATTGAGCGCCGGCATCATCTTCGAAGGGGAGCGACAGTTTGATCTGGTCATCAAATATGACGAAGCTAACCGAAAGGATATCAGGGACCTGTCCGAATCCCTGGTCAAAATGCCCAATGGACAGCAGATGCCACTGAGTACCTTCGCCTCTGTCCAATATACCACAGGACCAGCCAAAATATCCCGGGACAATACAAAGCGTCGCATTGTGGTAGGAGTTAATGTCCGGGGAAGGGACCTTCAGTCAGTAGTACGAGATATACAAACAATTATTCAATCTCAGGTCAAACTGCCCCATGGCTATCTGATAGAGTATGGTGGCCAGTTTGAAAACCTGCAGAGCGCTATGAAAAGGCTGATGATAGCAGTGCCGATAGCATTGGTCCTGATCTTTTTGATGCTGTACTTTGCTTTTGATTCATTTAGAGACGCGATGATCATATACAGCGCAATCCCTTTATCTGCCGTAGGAGGAGTTTTGTTGTTGTATATTAGGGATATGCCGTTTAGTATTTCTGCGGGTGTCGGTTTTATAGCTTTATTTGGTATCGCCGTGCTTAATGGAATCGTCCTCATTGAATATTTTAAAGAACTAAAATCACATGGTATGCATGATATCCACGAAATGATTGTAGTAGGTACGACCAACAGAATGCGCCCGGTATTGCTCACTGCCTCGGCTGCTGCGCTGGGATTTTTGCCAATGGCTATTTCTACTTCGGCTGGTGCAGAGGTGCAGCGACCGCTGGCTACAGTAGTGATAGGTGGACTTATCACCGCCACCCTGCTGACATTGATCGTATTGCCGGTGCTATATTCTCTCCTTGAAGTAAAAAAGCGAAAAAAGAAAGCAATCAATATTTTGCCATTGATCTTCCTGCTTGTCCCCGTCTTTATGTCAGGACAGACTATCACCCTGGAGCAGGCTATTCAGATCGCAGGGAACAATAATCTTGGATTAAAATCTGCTTCCCTGGAAGTTCAAAAAACGCAGGCACTTCTGGGCAACTATCTCGATGTGCCCAAAACAGGCGTATACTGGGGATATGATCACAACAATCTAACAGAAAGTGGTGACCCCTTGCATGTGGTGGGGATCAGTCAAAGTTTTAAGCTGCCTGGTGTGTATGCTGCGCAAAAAAAACTAAACCAGCAGCAAGCTACATCCAGTGAAACCAGGCTTGTGTTACAGAAAGAAAAATTGACCCATCAAGTCACGGCCGCCTATATGCAGGCGGTCTATTTCAAAAGCCTGATCAAAGAATATCATTACCTGGATAGTTTATTGTCCAGGTTCCAATCGGCGGCCATACGTAAAACGGAGCTTGGCGAAACCAATCATTTAGAGTCTTTAACTGCACAGTCCAAATACCAGGCCAACACATTAAAATTAATACAAGCGGAGGGTGATCTGGGCGAAGCCAAACAATTAATGAAGTATTATTTAAATACGACGGATGATCCGGAGCCTGTAGAAGACTCACTGACACTTTTGGCGGTTCTTCCTAAAAGGATAGAGGATCATTCTTTATTGGTTTATGAAAATTCTCTTTTGGACCTGGCACAGGCTGCACAGGAGGTAACTATCAAACATCAGCTACCCGATATCAACCTGTCCGTCTTTAATGGAATCAATTTTAATAATCATCTCCGGTCATATCCGGGTTTTACCGCAGGCCTGTCAGTACCCTTATGGAAACAGGCTTACAAATCTAATACACTGGCTGCATCCAAAGAGATTGAAATCAGGCAAAATGAAATTGAAAAAAACAAAAACGATCTGATTCAGTATCAAAATCGATTGACAAGCCAGCTGGCCATGCATAGACAGGCTATTGATAAGTACACTCAACAGATCCAACCATTGCAAGGCGCAGTGATCCAGTCGGTGGAAAAATCATTCCAACAAGGAGAAATTGATTTTTTTCAATATATCCTGACCCTGGAAAATAACACGGATATGAAAATGAACTATCTGTATCACGTATACAAATACAATCAGACCGTAATAGAATTAAATTTTTTAATCAATCCAAATTAA
- a CDS encoding gliding motility-associated C-terminal domain-containing protein, which yields MKILFWYWLIASTLGVYQTPGQVNLVPNGEFEEAVTCSGFSTISDWFVPQNNPVDLSNLCPYVDWWRFIRDPKMGINGSQCGFVETYYRGFADDNIYSGRLYLAAKLIQPLQAGQQYYFEMMVRSVDTFPNRKLVNTVFTNGQDVAFTKSLPLFDFDVPRNYLSLRPTAVSKINQDYEWHKISECFVADGTEHYLLIGNFRIDASTETSPTGKINPNFPNGLIANYAVDNVVLVPMEIPISDTSRCVHDTLLLNAFTPLPAQLKYRWHDGSTLPYYTASQDGSYRIELIYSPSCMISKAFSIRSFGNTAASTLARRDTTICEGTQIVLSGGVHLDGQRLQWENGSKNYFRTIYTPGVYTVQIENRCGPLITQSFKVRIESCEKGLYIANIFTPNHDGLNDEIKPLIKPDFPPIDQFEWSVFNRWGDLMFVSRSVDTSWDGTFRQREAPAGVYLYFLKIVTLDSQGARLTINKSGDFTLVR from the coding sequence ATGAAGATTCTCTTTTGGTATTGGCTGATAGCATCTACCCTGGGTGTCTACCAGACTCCAGGTCAGGTCAATCTCGTACCCAATGGTGAATTTGAAGAGGCTGTTACGTGCAGTGGATTTTCCACTATCTCAGACTGGTTTGTGCCTCAAAACAATCCAGTAGATCTCTCCAACCTTTGTCCATATGTAGATTGGTGGCGATTTATCCGTGATCCTAAGATGGGCATCAATGGCAGTCAATGTGGTTTTGTAGAGACTTATTACCGGGGATTTGCCGATGACAATATATATAGTGGACGATTATACCTTGCAGCCAAACTGATACAACCCCTGCAAGCCGGCCAGCAATATTACTTCGAGATGATGGTGCGGTCAGTGGATACTTTTCCAAATAGAAAACTGGTCAATACTGTTTTCACCAATGGCCAGGATGTAGCTTTTACCAAATCATTGCCCTTATTTGACTTTGATGTACCTAGAAACTATCTGTCTCTGAGACCGACCGCGGTAAGCAAAATAAATCAAGATTATGAATGGCACAAAATCAGTGAATGTTTTGTCGCAGATGGAACAGAACATTATCTACTAATAGGCAATTTTCGAATAGATGCCAGTACCGAGACCTCTCCCACCGGAAAAATCAATCCTAACTTCCCCAATGGCCTTATCGCTAATTATGCAGTAGATAATGTCGTACTGGTGCCCATGGAGATACCGATATCTGATACTTCGCGCTGTGTACATGATACTTTACTTTTAAATGCATTTACCCCCTTGCCGGCTCAATTAAAATATCGATGGCACGATGGCAGTACACTTCCATATTACACTGCCTCACAGGATGGATCCTATCGAATTGAGCTGATTTATTCTCCGTCATGCATGATTTCAAAAGCCTTTAGTATTCGATCTTTTGGAAATACCGCTGCTTCCACATTGGCCCGTCGCGATACTACTATCTGTGAGGGCACACAAATCGTATTATCGGGTGGCGTGCATCTTGACGGACAAAGGCTCCAATGGGAAAATGGAAGTAAGAATTATTTCAGGACTATATACACCCCGGGAGTGTATACAGTACAAATAGAAAACCGTTGTGGTCCGCTCATCACACAAAGTTTTAAGGTTAGGATCGAGTCTTGCGAAAAAGGATTGTACATAGCCAATATATTCACACCAAATCATGATGGTCTAAATGACGAAATAAAGCCTTTAATCAAACCCGACTTCCCCCCCATAGATCAATTTGAATGGTCTGTATTCAATCGTTGGGGTGATTTGATGTTTGTTTCACGGTCCGTAGATACGAGTTGGGATGGCACCTTCAGGCAGCGCGAAGCACCTGCAGGTGTATATTTGTATTTTTTAAAAATCGTCACCCTTGATAGCCAGGGAGCTCGTCTGACAATCAATAAGTCAGGTGATTTTACTTTGGTTCGGTGA